In one Sulfitobacter sp. LCG007 genomic region, the following are encoded:
- a CDS encoding hydroxypyruvate isomerase family protein, which produces MRFSANLGFLWTGLSLPDAIRAARRAGFDAVECHWPYDVPSQLVAAALEETGLRMLGLNTRRGEAGENGLSALHGRGKEARAAIDEAIAYAHATGTGNVHVMAGFATGEEAHAAFVHALRYACALAAQHGITILIEPLNRYDAPGYFLTTTTQAEAIIAEVGADNLKLMFDCYHVQLMEGDVTHRLERLRALIGHVQIASVPDRGAPDHGELDYGHVLGVLERLGWDAPVGAEYKPVGDTDATLGWLRRMRDAGAAAR; this is translated from the coding sequence ATGAGGTTTTCCGCCAATCTCGGGTTCCTCTGGACCGGCCTCTCCCTTCCCGACGCGATCCGTGCGGCGCGACGCGCCGGGTTCGACGCGGTGGAATGTCACTGGCCCTATGACGTGCCGTCGCAGCTCGTGGCGGCGGCGCTCGAGGAGACCGGCCTGCGGATGCTGGGGCTCAACACCCGACGCGGTGAAGCCGGCGAGAACGGGCTGAGCGCGCTCCACGGGCGCGGTAAAGAGGCGCGCGCTGCCATCGACGAGGCCATCGCCTATGCGCATGCGACCGGCACCGGGAACGTCCATGTCATGGCCGGTTTCGCGACGGGAGAAGAGGCGCATGCGGCCTTCGTGCATGCCCTGCGCTACGCCTGCGCGCTGGCCGCGCAGCATGGCATCACGATCCTGATCGAGCCGCTCAACCGCTACGACGCGCCGGGCTATTTCCTGACGACAACGACCCAGGCCGAGGCGATCATCGCCGAGGTGGGTGCCGACAATCTGAAGCTCATGTTCGACTGCTACCACGTGCAACTCATGGAGGGCGACGTGACCCACCGGCTCGAACGGCTGCGGGCGCTGATCGGTCATGTCCAGATCGCATCCGTCCCGGATCGGGGCGCACCGGATCATGGCGAACTCGACTACGGGCACGTGCTGGGGGTGCTCGAACGCCTCGGCTGGGACGCGCCGGTTGGGGCCGAATACAAACCGGTCGGGGATACCGATGCGACGCTTGGCTGGCTGCGGCGCATGCGGGATGCGGGGGCGGCCGCCCGTTGA
- a CDS encoding aldolase translates to MSEEARLRERICLLAKSMFDRGLTSGSTGNISSRLPDGGLLVSPTGTSFGRLDPARLSRFDARGDLIDGDPPTKEMSLHSAFYDTRSGAGAVVHLHSCHAVALSLMPDADDDDFLPPLTPYSVMKLGRVKLLPFFLPGDPAMGDAVRGLAGKRSAVMLANHGPVVAGKDVEAACDAIEQLEDTARLALLTRGQAVRALTDAQVRKVVEAFDVDWDE, encoded by the coding sequence ATGAGCGAGGAGGCCCGCCTGCGCGAACGGATCTGCCTGCTGGCCAAATCCATGTTCGACCGGGGCCTGACCTCGGGCTCGACCGGCAATATCTCGTCGCGCCTTCCCGACGGCGGGCTGCTGGTGTCGCCGACCGGCACGTCCTTCGGGCGGCTCGACCCGGCGCGGCTGTCGCGCTTCGACGCCAGGGGCGATCTGATCGACGGCGATCCGCCCACCAAGGAGATGTCCCTGCATTCGGCCTTCTACGACACCAGGTCCGGCGCGGGTGCCGTGGTGCATCTGCATTCCTGCCACGCCGTCGCCCTGTCGCTGATGCCTGATGCCGATGACGACGATTTCCTGCCCCCGCTCACGCCCTATTCGGTGATGAAACTTGGCCGGGTAAAGCTGCTGCCCTTCTTCCTGCCCGGCGATCCGGCGATGGGCGACGCCGTGCGCGGACTGGCGGGGAAGCGCTCTGCCGTCATGCTGGCCAATCACGGCCCCGTCGTCGCAGGCAAGGACGTGGAGGCCGCCTGCGACGCCATCGAGCAACTGGAGGACACCGCGCGGCTGGCCTTGCTCACGCGCGGGCAAGCCGTGCGGGCCCTGACGGACGCTCAGGTGCGCAAGGTGGTCGAGGCCTTCGACGTGGACTGGGACGAATGA
- the otnK gene encoding 3-oxo-tetronate kinase → MTALLGCIADDFTGATDLAGLLARSGRQVSLRIGVPAAPPDDPAPFEVIALKIRTAPKDKAIRDALAALDWLRAAGAERFFWKYCSTFDSTSQGNIGPVSEALMQRLGTDQTIYCPAFPENGRAIFMGNLFVGRQPLAESPMRDHPLTPMRDSNLMRLLAPQVTGEVGLVDRLCVAQGPEAIRAELDRLAGEGVSHVVTDAVADADLVGIAEACADMPLLTGGSAIAMPLPGIYARAGRLSADAPQAPRPLLGDKGFVASGSCSAMTRAQVTSYIDAGRPAFRLLPERLAAEGIADAKAWLEAQDLRNAPLIYASAEPEEVRAAQEALGVAKAGELVEAALAELALLARRLGARRFVVAGGETSGAITKALGVARLDIGQEIAPGVPWCFCRSEGDDIGLALKSGNFGAETFFEDALGRLERA, encoded by the coding sequence GTGACGGCGCTGCTGGGATGCATCGCGGACGATTTCACCGGGGCGACGGACCTTGCCGGACTGCTGGCGCGCAGCGGGCGGCAGGTGTCGCTGCGCATCGGCGTCCCCGCCGCGCCGCCGGATGATCCTGCCCCGTTCGAGGTGATCGCGCTCAAGATCCGAACCGCCCCGAAGGACAAGGCGATCAGGGATGCGCTTGCCGCGCTCGACTGGCTGCGCGCGGCCGGGGCGGAACGCTTCTTCTGGAAGTACTGCTCGACCTTCGACTCGACATCGCAGGGCAATATCGGTCCGGTGAGCGAGGCGCTGATGCAACGTCTGGGAACAGACCAGACGATCTACTGTCCGGCATTCCCCGAGAACGGACGCGCGATCTTCATGGGCAACCTGTTCGTCGGACGCCAGCCCCTTGCCGAAAGCCCGATGAGGGACCACCCGCTGACCCCGATGCGCGACAGCAACCTGATGCGGCTGCTGGCACCGCAGGTGACGGGAGAGGTCGGCCTGGTGGACCGGCTCTGCGTGGCACAGGGACCCGAGGCGATCCGGGCCGAGCTCGACCGGCTGGCGGGCGAGGGCGTTTCCCATGTGGTGACGGATGCCGTCGCGGACGCGGATCTCGTCGGCATCGCAGAGGCCTGCGCGGACATGCCCCTGCTGACCGGAGGATCGGCCATCGCCATGCCCCTGCCGGGGATCTACGCCCGCGCAGGACGGCTGTCGGCGGATGCCCCGCAGGCGCCGCGCCCGTTACTCGGGGACAAGGGTTTCGTCGCATCGGGAAGCTGTTCGGCCATGACCCGCGCGCAGGTAACGTCCTATATCGACGCGGGACGCCCGGCCTTTCGGCTGCTGCCCGAACGCCTCGCCGCAGAGGGGATCGCCGACGCGAAGGCATGGCTCGAGGCGCAGGATCTGCGCAATGCCCCGCTGATCTACGCCAGTGCCGAGCCCGAAGAGGTCCGCGCGGCGCAGGAGGCGCTTGGTGTGGCGAAGGCCGGGGAACTCGTCGAGGCAGCGCTGGCGGAGCTGGCCCTGCTGGCGCGACGTCTCGGGGCGCGTCGCTTCGTCGTCGCGGGCGGAGAGACCTCGGGCGCGATTACCAAGGCACTTGGCGTCGCGCGGCTCGACATCGGGCAGGAGATCGCGCCGGGTGTGCCCTGGTGTTTCTGCCGCTCTGAAGGCGACGACATCGGCCTTGCGCTCAAGTCCGGCAATTTCGGGGCCGAGACCTTCTTTGAGGACGCTCTCGGGCGGCTGGAGCGGGCATGA
- the ltnD gene encoding L-threonate dehydrogenase: MAKMAVIGLGSMGSGMAANALKAGHQVLGCDLDAAKVEQFRAKGGTQGALADIAGDLDAVLLVVLNAAQTEAVLFGPDGIVAKLRAGAVVISCATVSPDFARYMEGRCREAGVLYLDAPISGGAVGAASGTLTVMASGSPEAFGAARPVLDAISGRVFELGDAAGPGSAMKATNQLLAGVHLATMAEALTFGLSQGISPETFLEVISTSAGTSWMLENRTPHIIAGDYRPFSMVDIWPKDLGIVLDIARESRFSAPIAAAALQQFVAAAGMGLGKEDDAAVAKVYARNAGLSLPGETGGKG; the protein is encoded by the coding sequence ATGGCGAAGATGGCGGTCATCGGCCTCGGGTCGATGGGATCGGGTATGGCGGCGAATGCGCTGAAGGCCGGGCATCAGGTGCTGGGCTGCGATCTGGATGCGGCCAAGGTCGAACAGTTCCGCGCAAAGGGCGGCACGCAAGGCGCGCTGGCCGACATTGCCGGCGATCTCGATGCAGTGCTTCTGGTGGTGCTGAACGCTGCCCAGACCGAGGCCGTGCTTTTCGGCCCCGACGGGATCGTGGCGAAGCTGCGGGCGGGTGCGGTCGTGATCTCCTGCGCGACGGTGTCCCCCGACTTCGCCCGGTACATGGAGGGGCGCTGTCGGGAGGCCGGCGTGCTCTACCTCGACGCGCCGATCTCGGGCGGGGCGGTCGGGGCGGCGAGCGGCACCCTTACGGTGATGGCCTCGGGCAGTCCCGAGGCGTTCGGCGCGGCGCGACCGGTGCTCGACGCGATCTCGGGGCGCGTGTTCGAACTGGGCGATGCCGCGGGGCCGGGATCGGCCATGAAGGCCACCAACCAGCTTCTCGCCGGTGTGCATCTGGCCACGATGGCCGAGGCGCTGACATTCGGTCTGTCGCAGGGGATCTCGCCCGAGACGTTTCTCGAGGTGATCTCGACCAGCGCCGGCACCAGCTGGATGCTGGAGAACCGTACCCCGCACATCATCGCGGGCGACTACAGGCCTTTCAGCATGGTCGACATCTGGCCCAAGGATCTGGGCATCGTGCTCGACATCGCGCGGGAGTCACGCTTCAGCGCCCCCATCGCCGCGGCCGCCCTGCAGCAATTCGTCGCCGCTGCCGGCATGGGGCTGGGAAAGGAGGACGATGCCGCCGTGGCGAAGGTCTACGCGCGCAACGCCGGGCTGAGCCTGCCCGGAGAGACGGGCGGGAAGGGGTGA
- the argE gene encoding acetylornithine deacetylase — protein MTGLARTLEILDRLIAFETVSAAPNLGLIDYAEGLLRAAGFDTTRLPDATGTKAGLYAVTGPPGAGVLLSSHTDVVPAAGQEWTRDPFRLTLEDARAYGRGTTDMKGFLACILALAEQAGRTRLREPLKIVLSYDEEVGCIGIRDMLDRLLPMIGRPRACIVGEPTGMQVAVGHKGKVALRATCHGQGGHSALAPRFVNALHLAADFIVKLRGLQEELARDGARDEAYGVPFSTVHVGRLQGGTALNIVPDRAEIDVEFRHLAADAPGEILAALGREADRAAEPFRASFPDARIVLEEISAYPGLDVGPDEQVVAWAGKLARSPTPIKVAFGTEAGYFAALGIPTVVCGPGDMEGQGHKPDEFISLAALADCGAMMDRLLDDLRA, from the coding sequence GTGACCGGGCTGGCGCGCACCCTCGAGATCCTCGATCGGCTGATCGCATTCGAGACCGTCAGCGCGGCCCCGAACCTCGGGCTGATCGACTATGCCGAGGGGCTGCTGCGCGCTGCCGGATTTGACACGACGCGTCTGCCTGACGCCACCGGCACGAAAGCCGGCCTTTACGCCGTGACAGGGCCGCCGGGCGCAGGCGTGCTGTTGTCGTCGCACACGGATGTCGTGCCCGCCGCCGGGCAGGAGTGGACGCGCGATCCGTTCCGCCTGACGCTGGAGGACGCGCGGGCATACGGGCGGGGAACGACCGATATGAAAGGCTTCCTCGCCTGCATCCTTGCACTGGCCGAGCAGGCGGGCCGCACGAGGCTGCGCGAGCCGCTGAAGATCGTACTATCCTATGACGAGGAGGTCGGCTGCATCGGCATCCGCGACATGCTGGACCGATTGCTTCCGATGATCGGCCGTCCGCGGGCTTGCATCGTGGGGGAGCCGACGGGCATGCAGGTGGCGGTCGGACACAAGGGCAAGGTGGCGCTTCGGGCCACCTGTCATGGACAGGGCGGACATTCGGCACTGGCCCCGCGCTTCGTCAATGCGCTGCATCTCGCGGCGGATTTCATCGTCAAATTGCGCGGGTTGCAGGAAGAGCTGGCCCGCGACGGCGCGCGGGACGAGGCCTATGGGGTGCCCTTCTCGACGGTCCACGTGGGACGGCTTCAAGGGGGCACGGCGCTCAACATCGTGCCCGACCGGGCCGAGATCGACGTCGAGTTCCGCCATCTCGCGGCAGATGCGCCCGGCGAAATCCTCGCGGCTCTGGGGCGTGAGGCTGATCGTGCGGCCGAGCCCTTCCGCGCTTCATTCCCGGACGCGCGGATCGTTCTGGAAGAGATCAGCGCCTACCCCGGTCTCGACGTCGGTCCGGACGAACAGGTCGTTGCATGGGCGGGGAAGCTCGCCCGCAGTCCGACGCCGATCAAGGTGGCCTTCGGGACGGAGGCGGGGTACTTCGCAGCGCTCGGCATACCGACCGTGGTCTGCGGGCCGGGCGACATGGAAGGTCAGGGCCACAAGCCGGACGAGTTCATTTCTCTCGCCGCGCTTGCGGATTGCGGGGCGATGATGGACCGGCTGCTCGACGATCTGCGCGCCTGA
- a CDS encoding FAD-dependent oxidoreductase has translation MRDPRYDILFEPQAIGPLTAKNRFYQVPHCNGGGYRDPSAVAAMRGVKAEGGWGVIFTEQTEMHHSSEITPFIELRLWDDSDIPMLRRMSERMKSHGALAGIQLAYSGVNGPNFYSKEVPLAPSALPIRTFTNDPVQARAMDRTDIRNLRRWFVNAAKRSKEAGFDLICLYGAHGFGIFQHFLSRATNHRTDEYGGSLENRARFAREVVGDIRDAVGDTMAITMRVSLDENIADMGFSNAELREFIEMNADLPDLWDLAQGSWEDCSGPSRFKEEAAQEALVRGIRDLTSKPVVGVGRFTSPDVMARMIRQGTLDFIGCARPSIADPFLPRKIEEGRIEDIRECIGCNICITGDMTMSISRCTQNPTFMEEWRKGWHPETMNAKGESSNVLIVGSGPAGLEAARALSLRGYDVAVAEAREEIGGRVARERLLPGLAAWGRVVDYRQYQLSQRANVETYIGSELDAGQVLDFGFEHVCIATGAHWRADGVARQHVVAMRMDPAMPVCTPDDIMAGRLPTGRIVLFDDDHYYMGGVLAELLASNGCEVTLVTPAPFVSDWTRNTLEQHAIHVRLAQAGVRIVLNRGLSAIRADGVETNCSYTDAREVTGCDAVVMVASRVSDDALYHGLLARQTDWADAGIRSVRVIGDAAAPGPIAWATYAGHRYARELDTPDMGDALPFRRELAELDRNFP, from the coding sequence ATGCGCGATCCCCGCTACGACATCCTGTTCGAACCTCAGGCCATCGGGCCGCTCACGGCGAAGAACCGCTTCTATCAGGTGCCCCATTGCAACGGGGGCGGCTACCGCGACCCGTCGGCCGTGGCGGCGATGCGCGGCGTCAAGGCCGAGGGTGGCTGGGGCGTCATCTTCACCGAGCAGACGGAGATGCACCACAGCTCAGAGATCACGCCCTTCATCGAGCTCCGGCTCTGGGACGACAGCGACATCCCGATGCTGCGGCGGATGTCGGAGCGGATGAAGTCCCACGGCGCGCTGGCGGGGATCCAGCTCGCCTATTCCGGCGTGAACGGTCCGAATTTCTACAGCAAGGAGGTGCCTCTCGCCCCGTCGGCCCTGCCGATCCGGACCTTCACCAACGATCCGGTGCAGGCCCGTGCCATGGACAGGACCGACATCCGCAACCTGCGGCGCTGGTTCGTGAATGCCGCGAAGCGCTCAAAAGAGGCGGGGTTCGATCTGATCTGCCTCTACGGCGCGCATGGTTTCGGCATCTTCCAGCATTTCCTGTCGCGCGCGACCAACCATCGCACCGACGAATACGGCGGCAGCCTCGAGAACCGCGCGCGTTTCGCGCGCGAGGTGGTGGGGGACATCCGTGACGCCGTGGGTGACACGATGGCGATCACCATGCGGGTCTCTCTTGACGAGAACATCGCAGACATGGGCTTTTCCAACGCCGAGCTTCGCGAATTCATCGAGATGAACGCCGATCTGCCCGACCTCTGGGATCTTGCGCAGGGAAGCTGGGAGGACTGTTCCGGGCCTTCCCGCTTCAAGGAAGAAGCGGCGCAGGAGGCCCTGGTGCGCGGTATCCGCGATCTGACCTCGAAGCCCGTCGTGGGGGTGGGCCGCTTCACCTCGCCGGACGTGATGGCCCGCATGATCCGGCAGGGCACGCTCGACTTCATCGGCTGCGCACGGCCCTCCATCGCCGATCCCTTCCTGCCGAGGAAGATAGAGGAGGGGCGGATCGAGGATATCCGCGAATGCATCGGCTGCAACATCTGCATCACCGGCGACATGACCATGAGCATCAGCCGATGCACGCAGAACCCGACCTTCATGGAGGAATGGCGCAAGGGCTGGCACCCCGAGACGATGAACGCCAAGGGCGAAAGCAGCAACGTTCTGATTGTGGGGTCCGGACCGGCCGGGCTCGAAGCGGCCCGCGCGCTGAGCCTGCGGGGCTATGATGTGGCCGTCGCAGAGGCGCGCGAAGAGATCGGCGGGCGCGTCGCGCGCGAACGCCTGCTGCCGGGGCTCGCCGCCTGGGGCAGGGTGGTGGATTACCGGCAGTATCAGCTTTCGCAGCGCGCGAATGTCGAGACCTACATCGGCTCCGAGTTGGACGCCGGGCAGGTCCTGGACTTCGGCTTTGAACATGTCTGCATCGCGACCGGGGCCCATTGGCGGGCAGATGGTGTGGCGCGCCAGCATGTGGTCGCGATGCGGATGGATCCCGCCATGCCGGTCTGCACGCCCGATGACATCATGGCAGGCCGCCTGCCAACGGGCCGGATCGTGCTTTTTGATGACGACCACTACTACATGGGCGGCGTGCTGGCGGAACTGCTGGCCTCGAACGGCTGCGAGGTCACACTGGTCACACCCGCGCCTTTTGTCTCGGACTGGACGCGCAACACGCTCGAGCAGCATGCGATCCATGTGCGGCTGGCGCAGGCGGGCGTGCGCATCGTGCTGAACCGGGGTCTGAGCGCCATCCGGGCCGACGGTGTCGAGACCAATTGCAGCTACACCGATGCGCGCGAGGTGACGGGCTGCGACGCGGTGGTGATGGTGGCGTCGCGGGTGTCCGACGACGCCCTCTACCATGGGCTTCTGGCACGGCAGACGGACTGGGCGGATGCGGGGATCCGCAGCGTGCGGGTGATCGGGGACGCCGCCGCGCCCGGACCCATCGCCTGGGCGACATATGCAGGCCACCGCTATGCGCGCGAGCTCGACACACCCGACATGGGCGATGCGCTGCCATTCCGGCGCGAACTCGCCGAGCTCGACCGGAATTTCCCGTGA
- a CDS encoding LysR substrate-binding domain-containing protein — protein sequence MATRFTLRQLEYLVAVGEAGSIALAAEKVHVSSPSISTAISQLEAEFGLQLFLRRHAQGLALTQAGRQFMEQARNVLREAAALGSLAGEISGNVQGPMAVGCLSTFAELILPGLRREFENRYPDVVLRQSELHQQDLIEGLRGGNLDIALTYDLDVPDDLRFVPLASLPPYVLLPANHPLAGCDALCVSDLAELPMVLLDLPLSRDYFLSVFREAGVVPRIAERTRDMAVMRSLVGNGFGYSIANMRPLGDLSPDGRPLRCIPLSGEVRPMRMGLLMAAGSDTVLTVTAFIEHCREAAAAGRVAGLRSVPPRDSAPAAG from the coding sequence ATGGCGACCCGTTTCACCCTGCGCCAGCTGGAATATCTGGTCGCCGTCGGGGAGGCGGGGTCGATCGCTCTGGCGGCCGAGAAGGTCCATGTCTCTTCGCCCTCGATCTCGACCGCGATCTCCCAGCTCGAGGCTGAATTCGGCTTGCAGCTTTTCCTGCGCCGGCATGCCCAGGGGCTTGCGCTGACCCAGGCGGGACGTCAGTTCATGGAGCAGGCTCGCAACGTGCTGCGCGAGGCCGCGGCTCTGGGAAGTCTGGCCGGAGAGATCTCGGGAAACGTACAGGGTCCGATGGCGGTGGGCTGCCTGAGCACTTTCGCCGAGCTGATCCTGCCCGGTCTCCGGCGCGAGTTCGAGAACCGCTACCCGGACGTCGTTCTGCGCCAGTCCGAACTGCACCAGCAGGATCTGATCGAGGGGCTGCGCGGCGGCAATCTCGACATCGCGCTGACCTATGACCTTGATGTGCCGGATGATCTGAGGTTCGTTCCGCTGGCCTCCCTTCCGCCCTATGTGCTTCTTCCCGCAAACCACCCTCTTGCCGGATGCGACGCGCTTTGCGTCAGCGACCTGGCCGAACTCCCGATGGTGCTGCTCGACCTGCCGCTGAGCCGGGACTATTTCCTGTCCGTCTTCCGCGAGGCCGGAGTCGTGCCGCGCATCGCCGAGCGCACGCGTGACATGGCGGTGATGCGCAGCCTCGTGGGCAACGGGTTCGGCTATTCGATCGCCAACATGCGTCCGCTGGGGGATCTGTCGCCCGACGGACGCCCGCTGCGCTGCATCCCGCTTTCCGGCGAGGTGCGGCCGATGCGCATGGGGCTGCTGATGGCCGCGGGCAGCGACACCGTGCTGACGGTGACGGCTTTCATCGAACATTGCCGCGAGGCCGCCGCCGCCGGGAGGGTCGCGGGGCTGAGGTCGGTGCCGCCGCGAGACAGCGCGCCGGCGGCAGGCTGA
- a CDS encoding DUF1028 domain-containing protein produces the protein MTFSLVARCAETGMFGVAISSSSPAVAARCSYARAGVGAVASQNVTDPRLGPRALDLMGAGKSATEAVAALRDSGSFMEYRQVLAVDASGGTAIHSGPQALGIWSEARAENVASGGNLLGDAGVPRAIVDAFLSARGHLGDRMIAAMRGGLEAGGEAGPVHSAGMMIVDRQDWPLVDLRCDWTEDCPIQAVAQAWQVYRPQVDAYVQRALDPRAAPSYGVPGDE, from the coding sequence ATGACCTTCTCACTGGTCGCCCGCTGCGCGGAAACCGGCATGTTCGGGGTGGCGATATCGTCCTCGTCCCCCGCCGTCGCCGCGCGCTGTTCCTACGCCCGCGCCGGGGTGGGGGCGGTCGCGTCGCAGAATGTGACCGACCCGCGCCTCGGGCCGCGGGCGCTTGATCTGATGGGTGCGGGCAAATCCGCCACCGAGGCCGTCGCGGCGCTGCGCGACAGTGGCAGTTTCATGGAATACCGTCAGGTCCTTGCTGTCGACGCGTCGGGCGGCACGGCGATCCATTCCGGCCCGCAAGCGTTGGGCATCTGGAGCGAGGCGCGCGCCGAGAACGTTGCCTCTGGCGGTAACCTGCTGGGTGATGCGGGCGTGCCGCGGGCCATCGTGGACGCCTTCCTTTCGGCGCGGGGTCATCTCGGTGACCGTATGATCGCGGCCATGCGCGGGGGGCTCGAGGCGGGCGGAGAGGCAGGGCCGGTGCATTCTGCCGGCATGATGATCGTCGACCGGCAGGACTGGCCTCTGGTGGACCTGCGCTGCGACTGGACAGAGGACTGCCCGATCCAGGCAGTGGCACAGGCCTGGCAAGTCTACAGGCCGCAAGTCGACGCCTATGTGCAACGCGCCCTCGACCCGCGTGCGGCGCCGTCATACGGCGTTCCGGGCGACGAATGA
- a CDS encoding RidA family protein, translating into MAHYRHRKFNTRDTYPEQKLDNDLAQAVVTQGGRTVWLRGQCPQELDDASNLDSHDPVAQTHKVMQNIRQLLEECGGGIEHLVKVVVYITDVRHREAVYRTMGEYIKGVHPVSTGLVVSALARPEWLVEIDGTAVIPDEQ; encoded by the coding sequence ATGGCGCATTACAGGCACCGCAAGTTCAACACGCGCGACACCTACCCCGAGCAGAAGCTCGACAACGACCTTGCGCAGGCCGTGGTGACGCAGGGCGGGCGGACGGTCTGGCTGCGCGGCCAATGCCCGCAGGAACTCGATGACGCCTCCAACCTCGACAGCCATGACCCCGTCGCGCAGACCCACAAGGTGATGCAGAACATCCGCCAGCTTCTCGAGGAATGCGGCGGCGGGATCGAGCATCTGGTCAAGGTGGTGGTCTACATCACCGACGTGCGCCACCGCGAGGCCGTCTACAGGACGATGGGTGAATACATAAAGGGCGTGCATCCGGTCTCGACGGGTCTTGTCGTCTCGGCGCTGGCCCGGCCCGAATGGCTGGTCGAGATCGACGGGACCGCGGTGATTCCGGACGAGCAATAG
- a CDS encoding flavin-containing monooxygenase: MEHERTDTLIVGGGQAGVAMSEHLGKLGIPHLVLERHRIAERWRSGRWDSLVANGPAWHDRFPGLEFPKDAPDAFPGKDNVADYFVEYARRIDAPIRCGVEVTRVHRNPEGPGFVAETSAGTILADRVVAATGPFQKPVIPEIAPRDDSLHQIHSAQYRNPAQLPEGAVMVIGAGSSGTQIADELMRAGREVYLSVGPHDRPPRSYRGRDFVWWLGVLGLWDVEAPAPGTSHVTIAVSGARGGRTVDFRELAAQGMTLVGRTSGFADGRACFDGDLAENLAGGDAYYLALLDAADAYVKRNGLDLPEEPEARRMLPDPDCLQNPIRELDLAADGVTSIIWATGYALDFGWLEVDAFDEAGKPRHQRGVSAEPGVYFLGLPWLSRRGSSFIWGVWHDARHIADHIAIQRGYLAYGAPRAQDAATAEAR, from the coding sequence ATGGAACATGAAAGAACGGATACGCTGATCGTGGGCGGCGGACAGGCCGGGGTCGCCATGAGCGAGCATCTGGGCAAGCTCGGCATCCCGCATCTCGTACTGGAACGCCACCGCATCGCCGAGCGCTGGCGTTCGGGCAGATGGGATTCGCTGGTGGCCAACGGGCCGGCCTGGCATGACCGCTTTCCGGGGCTGGAATTTCCGAAAGACGCGCCTGACGCCTTTCCGGGCAAGGACAACGTCGCGGATTATTTCGTGGAATACGCCCGCCGGATCGACGCCCCGATCCGCTGCGGCGTCGAGGTCACCCGCGTGCACCGAAATCCCGAGGGGCCTGGCTTTGTCGCCGAGACCTCCGCAGGCACGATCCTCGCCGATCGCGTGGTCGCTGCGACCGGGCCGTTCCAGAAACCGGTCATCCCGGAGATCGCGCCGCGAGACGACAGTCTCCACCAGATCCATTCGGCGCAATATCGCAATCCCGCGCAACTGCCAGAAGGCGCCGTCATGGTCATCGGCGCCGGATCTTCTGGCACGCAGATCGCGGACGAGCTGATGCGCGCGGGCCGCGAGGTCTATCTGTCGGTCGGTCCACACGACCGGCCTCCGCGCAGCTACCGGGGGCGGGATTTCGTCTGGTGGCTGGGGGTGCTGGGCCTCTGGGACGTCGAGGCGCCCGCGCCGGGGACCAGCCATGTCACCATCGCGGTCAGCGGCGCGCGAGGCGGGCGCACGGTGGACTTCCGCGAACTTGCGGCGCAGGGCATGACGCTTGTCGGCCGCACCAGCGGCTTCGCGGACGGGCGGGCATGTTTCGACGGTGATCTTGCAGAGAACCTGGCTGGCGGGGACGCCTATTATCTCGCGCTGCTCGACGCGGCGGACGCCTATGTCAAGCGCAACGGCCTCGATCTGCCGGAAGAGCCCGAGGCGCGCCGGATGCTGCCCGATCCCGACTGCCTTCAAAACCCGATCCGCGAACTCGACCTCGCGGCGGACGGCGTCACGTCGATCATCTGGGCCACGGGATACGCGCTCGATTTCGGCTGGCTTGAGGTCGATGCCTTCGACGAGGCTGGGAAGCCCAGGCACCAGCGCGGGGTGTCGGCCGAGCCGGGTGTCTATTTCCTCGGGCTGCCCTGGCTGTCACGACGCGGCTCGTCCTTCATCTGGGGCGTCTGGCACGATGCGCGCCACATCGCCGATCACATCGCCATCCAGCGCGGCTATCTCGCCTATGGCGCGCCCAGGGCGCAGGATGCCGCAACCGCCGAAGCGCGTTAG